A DNA window from Elephas maximus indicus isolate mEleMax1 chromosome 17, mEleMax1 primary haplotype, whole genome shotgun sequence contains the following coding sequences:
- the ZBTB44 gene encoding zinc finger and BTB domain-containing protein 44 isoform X5 has translation MLIHSGIKPFQCDRCGKKFTRAYSLKMHRLKHEGKRCFRCQICSATFTSFGEYKHHMRVSRHIIRKPRIYECKTCGAMFTNSGNLIVHLRSLNHEASELANYFQSSDFLVPDYLNQEQEETLVQYDLGEHSFESNSSVQMPVISQVSSTQNCESTFPLGSLGGLAEKEDDMPEQPKSSACAEATRDDPPKSELSSITIE, from the exons ATGCTCATCCACTCAG gaATTAAACCATTTCAGTGTGACCGCTGTGGGAAAAAGTTCACCAGGGCTTACTCGCTAAAGATGCATCGCCTGAAGCATGAAGGTAAACGCTGTTTCCGGTGCCAGATATGTAGTGCCACTTTCACTTCCTTCGGGGAATACAAACACCACATGAGGGTTTCCCGGCACATTATCCGCAAGCCTCGGATTTACGAGTGCAAAACATGTGGCGCCATGTTCACCAACTCTGGAAATTTAATCGTGCACCTGAGGAGTCTGAACCATGAAGCGTCAGAGCTAGCAAACTACTTCCAGAGCAG TGATTTCCTAGTACCGGACTACTTAAACCAGGAGCAAGAAGAGACCCTTGTTCAGTATGATCTTGGAGAACACAGTTTTGAAAGCAACTCCTCTGTTCAAATGCCTGTCATTTCGCAGGTCTCCTCCACCCAGAATTGCGAGAGCACTTTTCCCTTGGGGTCTCTTGGTGGGCTGGCGGAAAAGGAGGACGACATGCCAGAGCAGCCAAAGAGCAGTGCCTGTGCTGAGGCAACCAGAGATGACCCCCCAAAATCAGAGCTGTCTTCTATAACTATTGAGTGA